The DNA sequence GCCGTCCACATGGGAATTAAAGGTGACACCCTGTTCTTTAATGGTACGCAGCTTGGCCAAAGAAAAGACCTGAAATCCGCCGGAATCGGTTAAAATCGGGCCATGCCAGTTCATAAAGGTGTGCAGGCCACCCAAGCGGCGAATCAGTTCATCGCCCGGGCGTATATGAAGATGATAGGTATTGCAAAGCTCCACCTGGCAGCGAAGCTCTGTGTTCAGATCAGGTGAAGATACGCCTCCCTTAATAGCAGCGGAGGTGCCAACATTCATAAAAACCGGTGTCTGAATAACGCCGTGAGGAGTATGAATCTCTCCCCTTCGGGCAGATTGTTCCTGATTAATTAAACGGTACATGGAAGGCTCCTTCTATTACAACAAATTATAGTAAAATACTCATATATAAACAAAAGCAGCGACATATATGCTTCGCAGCTTCAAACCTCTATGACTATACCACATGTTCCAATCTGGTTTCAAGTCCGAGAAAAATCCTTTGACATATTCTGTACTATACTTTTTGTTTTTAGCGTATTGTCTGCTCTTATTCGGCCAATACAACCCTGTCACAATTGAATCAACTGTGGGCTTGCACTACAGAGCGCTCTCTATTACGGTTCATTGACGTAGAAGCCCATATTATACAGTCATTTACACAAAAAATGTTTCAAATAACTATGAAGAACGCATTCATGCGGATGCATCGGCACCGCATTACAGCTCTATGGGGGTGTTGTGTCAGACAGTTATGACTGTTTGGCACAAATTCCACGATAGAAGCAGTCTTTGGAATATTATACATAGCCTATTCCTGAAAATTCCCTTTAAGTGGAAAGGCTATGCATAAAAAAGTTCCATTTTTCTTCTTTTTTCGTCAAATTAATGGTATAATGGAACAGTAAAAAAAAATCGTAGTATGCTGTCCGATAGCCTCGGTCCGCCTTGACCAACATGAGCCTAATTTCACCTCAAAACAGTGCCAAAACTGTCTTGAGGCTGCGGTAAAGCTGCAGTTCCCACCGAAACAGGCGGGAGAGTGCCGTTTATAGTCATTTGTGTGTTAAGCAGTCATTCTGTATTCAACATGTAGGAAAACCCACTGGAAAATGCTCTCGCAAAATGACTATGCATAACGAATTTACCCGGTATATTGGCACCGGGGTGCATCCCAAACAAGGGTGTGCTGGAAAGCGGCCGCAGCTGTTTTTCAGAAATTCTACTACAAACGAAGTCGGGTGATTTTAGTTTTGGATAGACAGGACCAAGAAATCAAACTAACCAATCTGCTGAATCTGGAAGACATTCAAGATCTTCAAGATTTATTTGCCGCTGTCTCGGGCATGACCGTATCTGTGGTTAATGCACAGGGTCAGCTCATTACCCAGCCCAGCAATCTGCTGGATTTTTCTCACGAAGCTTCCACAACCTTAGAGGTTTACCAGACGCTGCTCTCTTCGTATCATTTTTTATACGACAGCTGCCGCAATTCCCAAACAGCGCAAACTTATTTTTGCCGTTTGACCGGGCTTTCCACTGCGGTGGTACCCATCTTTCTGGAAACTGATTTTTTAGGAGTCTGGGTGGTGGATTTAATAAAAATATCCGATCTATCCCAGCAGAATATAGAAGCCTCTGAAGAAGATTCTCTCCCCTTTAATCCGCAGCATTTCGAAATAAAAGACATAGAAAATCTGCCCAGTGTCTCCCACGAAAGACTTTCTCTCCTCACCAGCCTGCTGGAGCATATCACCCGAACACTGGTTTCTATGGCTGAACGCAATCAGAGTGTCTCTCAAAGCAACCAAGAGCTGGTAGCCATGACCATGCAGCTGAACACAACAGCCGAAATGCTCACAAAGCTTATTGATTCTGCGGATGTTAACCTGTATGTTACCGATTTTTTCACCGGTGAGCTTTTGTTGGCAAACAACCGGCACGCTCAGCTTTTGGGGACTACGCCCGGTGAAATGATTGGCCAGGTATGTGAAGATATCATGGGTGAGGATAGCACTGCTTTTTGCGGTTCCTGCGCTAAAGAGCGGCTTCTCACTGAAAACGGCTTGCCGGCAGAGCCCTATGTTTCCACTGTATATAACAAAGAGCATAATTTATGGCTGCGGTGCACCAATCAGGCCATCAATTGGGTGGATGGGCGGCTTGCTCATATGGTCACCTACATTGATATCACGGAAAATGTGGCTTTGCAGGAAGAGCTTTCGCAGCTTGCTTTTTTTGATCGGCATCTCAAGCTGCCCAACAGTCTTAAATTGATTCACGATCTGAACAACCTTCCCGCAGATGAAGATTTTTCCCTAATCTGCTTTGATATTCAGTCGCTGCGAAAAATCAACGACGGTTACAACCGAGAAACAGGCGATAACCTGCTGATCCAGATCCGCAACTGGATTATAGAGCTGGATATTCCCGGCGCAACCATGTATCGCATTGATGGTGATGAGTTTGGTCTTGCACTCAGCAATATGGACCCCAGCGCCGTGGAACTTCTCGCACAACAGCTGAATCTGCGGTTTGAAGACCCATGGGTTCTCACCACTGCCAAAGAAAAATTCCACATCTTCTGCAACATTTTTGTAGGTGTAATTCACAATGTCAAGCATTTTTCTGATGACAACAAGCTCATTAACCTGATTGAACGGGTGATGGAATCCGCCCGGGCAGAAGGCCGGATCGTGGTTTATTCCGAATCCTCCGATCAGAAGTTTCAAGAGCGTCTGCTGCTGGAAATGAGCCTTAAAAATTGCATCAACGAAGGAATGAAAGGTTTTTCGGTTTATTATCAGCCCATTGTAGACCCCAACACCGGAATGTGGTGCAGTTTGGAGGCTCTTTGCCGCTGGGAAAGTCCTGAATTCGGCCCTGTTTCGCCTCTCGTGTTTATTCACGAGGCAGAACAAATGGGTTTGATCAGCGTTTTGGGCCACTGGGTTTTGGAAACGGCTGTCCGGCAATGCAAGCAATGGGGACTGGATGAACACAGTCGCTTTATTTTGGATGTGAACCTTTCCCCTGTTCAATTGGCCGATGAGGGGCTCTTCTCCAAAATTCTGTATATTCTTCGGAAATACGATTATCCCGGCGAAAAGCTGAGTCTTGAGATCACCGAAAGCACCCAAATGAACTTTACTACCCATGCCATTACAGCTATTGACCGTCTGCGGCAGCATAATATTCAAGTGGCACTGGATGATTTCGGAACTGGATACTCCTCCTTTAACAATCTGAAAAACCTGCCTGTCAGCCTTTTGAAGACTGAAAGAGCTTTTATTGTGGATATTGAAAACGACACTTATCTTCAGTATCTGCTATATGTAATGGTGGAACTGGCTCATGCCGCCGATATGCGCTTGATTGCCGAAGGCGTTGAAAACAAGGAACAGCTTGAAATCCTACTGAAAAACGGCGTGGATTTTGTGCAGGGTTATTTATTCAGCAAGCCCCTGCCCGCTGCTGAGCTGGAAGCCAAGCTCCACAAATTCTACCAGATTTCCAACTCCACCCAATCGCTTAACCCAAACCCTGTTAATCTGCAGCGGATTATCAATGGAGAATCCCCTCTGACTCTCACCCCCAATCTTTATCTCACTTTGAATCAGTGCATGCAGCTGCTGATGAACAGCTGTGACGTTTATCAGTCTATGACCACAGTGCTTTCGATTATTGTGGATTCTCTCAAACTAAGCCGGGGCTATGTCTATTTCTCAGATACCCCCTTGCTTTTCACTCAAAAAAGCATTTGGTGTGATTCTATGACCCGCTGCCCTGAAATGCTCGCAAAGCTTTTGGATTTCCGGGAAGAATCACCTTACTGGATGGATGTTCTGAAAACCGATAAGATGATACTGGTTCCTGACCGTGCTTATCTGCCCAATGAAATTCAAGAAACTTTGATCGAGCCGACATCGCAGTCTTTTCTGGTTATCGGGCTGTTTCATGAGGATGAAGTGATTGGTTTTGTTGGATTCGATGATTGCCTTCATTCCCGTGGTTGGCTGCCGGAAGAAGTATCAATGCTTTATAACCTTTGCTTAATTATTTCAAACGTCACCCAATGCCAACAGCTGGAAGCAAAGCTTTTTGCCCGGGAAACTGTTCTTGAAAATGTGCTTCATCATCCCAATATTGGTATCTGCGTTACAGACCCGGAAAGTGGCTGTATTCTTTTTGCCAACGATAAAATACGACAGGCTTTCGGTAACCCGGATATTGCAGAAGGCAGGCTTTTTCACGAAATACGCAACCCGGAGGATCTGAGCCACCTAATCAACTCCACCTCTGGTGAAAGCTGGGAATTCGAGAATAAACAAGACGGACGGTTTTATCGGGTGAGCTCCAGTACGATCTCTTGGAATGAAAACCAGACCGTTTTTTTGGAACAGGTTCAGGATATTACAGAACACTATGAACGTCCGGCACAGTTGGAAGCTTATCGCTCAGACTGCCAATTAGAGGATCAACTGTATAAGCCCATCGCTCTGGTCGAGCAGCTTCAAAAGCGCCTTAAAGAAGCCAGAAGCCAGAACCGGCCGTTATCCTTGTGCCTGATCGATATCAACAGCGCTGCCAATGGTGCCCATACACCAATACAAAAAAAGCTTTTAATAACCAGTACCCTGCAAACCATTAAAAGCTTTACCCGCCGGTTTGATATGGTTGCCCAGCTTAGCGAAGAGCAGTTTGTTCTGGTTCTTTCCTCCTGCACAAAAGAAACCGCATTGGCCAAGATTCTGAACGCTAAGCAAACCCTGCTGCAAAGCCATATCGAAGGCTTTGGCAGTTCTGTATTCAGCTTTGGCATCGCAGAAGCTTCCGAGGTTCCTTTTACAGATGAAGAAAACCACTGTTTGGAACTTCTGGAGCTGGTGAAATCCCGTATTAGAGAATTCCAGAAAATGCACTAAAGCTCCCTTTTATAGTTGTATGAGTATATAAAAAAAGCGGCCTGCCTGATAAAAGGCAGGTCGATTTTTTATGCTGAATTGATCCGCTTATATTTATAGGGCAGATCCTTTGGGGCGCCGCCTTGTTCTGCGGCGGTTCGGCTGCTTTGTATTCACAAGCTTTTTTTCTGCCAGAACAATCTGAGCCGCTTCCCTCTCCTGATGATCCCTGCGCTGGCGCTTCTTTTCTTGAAGAATCTCATTAGACAGCTCATGTGCGCTGTTGTTGCCATCTCGGCTAATCCAAAAAAGGGTGACGAAATTGTTTTTTTCCAGCCGCATAAGCTGCATGGTCAAACCGTAAAGCAATTCATTTTCCGCCAGATAATCCGGCAGCTTTTCCGGTCTGTTCTGCATGGCAAGCGTAGCTTTAGCCTTTTGAATGCCCTCTACCAAAGTCAAATCATCGCAGTGAAAGCGAATGGTCTGGCTAAAGGGAATATAGCCGGTTCTCTGCTTGGTATCGATATATCCGATTGCCTTATTCAGCGCCCGCAGTTCACATAAACGAATGTTTGAGGATGCGGGGATTTCCTTCCCAGATCGAAGCTGCAGACTCCCATCCATATAAACCACCACACCAATGGTAGCAATATCACCTTTAGGATAATAACTGGCATCGCAATAAACATCAATACGCATAACCAGCCTCCTTTCATCAGGCAATACCTTTTTATCGGTTGATAGTAAATTTAATTTTTCTATGCCAATAGTATACCACAAAAAGGGGGTGTCTTGCACCTTTTTATTTCTTCCAAAGAAAACCGCCCTTCTTTGAACGATTCAAAGAAAGAGCGGTTAAGCAGCTCGTATTGCATCCCTAAGTTGAAATTACCTAAATCAAGTTAGTTCGATCACTTCTTTTAAGACTGCTGCACGAATTCCTCTTAGGAAGCCAGTTGGCTATCATTCTATCGCAGAATACTTGATGGCCAAAACCTACCGGCCCAGAGCACGCAGCTCTGTGGGGTTAAAACGGTATTTCTTGTTGCAGAAGTGGCAATCCACTTCGGTGACCTCCTGCTCCTTGGCCATTTGATCCAGCTCTTCCCGCCCAAGGCTCAGCAGAGCACGTTCCACACGCTGGCGGCTGCAATCGCACCGGTAAGAAACTTCTCGGGTCTCAATAACCTGTGGTTCCATGCCTTCCAGCAGCTTATGAGCGATATCATGGGGTGTCATCCCGGAAGATAGCATCTGGGTAACAGAAGGAAGCTTTCCCACGTTGGCTTCCAGCTGGGCAATGGTCTCATCGGTGGCTCCAGGCAGAAGCTGCACCAAAAAGCCCCCGGCATTGAGCACAGTCAAATCGGTGTTAACCAGCACACCGAGGCCGCAAACCGTGGGGGTCTGCTCGCTGGTGGCATAATAGTGGGTGATATCCTCAGCGATCTCGCCGGAAACAATGGGAGTCTGGCCAATATAAGGCTCCTTCATCCCCAAATCCTTGAGGACATAAAGGAGGCCGTTTTTGCCTACAGCACCCGCCACATCCAACTTGCCATATTGATTCAAAGGCAGCTCTACAATGGGATTTTCCACGTAACCCCGCACATTGCCCTGAGAATCGGAAACAGCGATAACACTGCCGGAAGGCCCATCCCCTTTAAGGCGCAGCGTGATGGAATCATCCTCATGATACAGCATAGTGCCCATCATGGAGGCCGCAGTCAGCAGCCGCCCCAGAGCTGCTGTAACCACAGCGGAGGTGCGGTGAAGCTGCTCCGCTCTAAAAACGATGTCGGTGGAATCCATAGCCTGGCAGACTACGCCTCCATCCGCTGAAATGGTTTTGATTATTGTTGCCATAAAATGTTCTAGTTCCTTTCCTGCTCCTTCTTTCTGGCTGCAAAAACCAGACGTTCGGAACTTTCCTGAGGCGGCTCAAAGCTATCCTCATGAAAAATAGCAAGCAGCTCAAAGCCAGCCTGCTCCAAAAGCTTCTCCCACACCGAAATGGGGTAGGCCCTTTCACAAAAGCATTCCCTGCTCCGGTTATACCGCCCGGATTCCAGCTTTTCGAAGAAATCCAGTGTAACCTCCACCACTCCATCCTGGGAGCTGAAGGCATTTTGCCATACACAATAAACCGAGGGCTTTTCCAAAACAAAAACGGAATCCCCCAGTATATTCTGGTGCTTATAAAAAGTGTTAACATCAAAGAGAAACAGCCCGCCAGGGTTGGTAAACAGCCCTACCCGGTGAAAAACTTCCCGGAGATCGGCTTCCGCAGTGATATGATTGAGACTATCCAGTGCACAGACTGCCACATCCACCGTGCCGTATAAATCTAACTCTTCCATATCCTGACAGAGAAAGAGCGGTGGCTTTTCCAATATGCCTGTTTTAGTATAGGCCATAGAAAGCATTTCCTGAGAACCATCCACACCAATGCACTCATAGCCTAGGTCGGCTAAAGCCAGCGTCAAGCTGCCGGTGCCACAGGCTAAATCCAGCAGAAGGCGGCCTTCGCCCAGATTGTATCGGTGTATCAAGCTGTCAAAATATTTGGCTCTGGCGGCATAATCTACATTATCGGTTAAGGTATCATAATGGCGCGCAAAGACACTGTAGCTCATTCCTTGGATTCCAAACGGGAAAAGGCCAGCTTATAGCCATCGCTGCCATAATGAAGCGACCGGTTAACCCGGCTGATGGTTGCGGTGCTGGCTCCGGTTTTCTGCACAATATCGTTGTAAACCATCTGCTGGTTAAGCATATGGGCCACCTGAATACGCTGGGAAAGAGCCTTCAGCTCGGGAACTGTACACAAATCCTCAAAAAAAGCATAGCATTCCTCCATGCTTTCAAGAGTCAGTATGGCCTGGAAAAGAGCATCCAAATCAATCTTTTTTAATTTATCGGTCATGATAAACCACCCTCTCGTTTTCCCAAATACCTGTACCTATAGTGTAGCACAAAGCTCTATCACTGTAAAGCGTTAACGCACCAACAATACCACTAAAAATGCCCATTACACCACAGCAAGATACCCGAAAAACCCAAAAGAGAACGGCACATCCTCTCAAAACGAAGGAAATGCCGTCCGTCGAGCTGCTTTTTACAGCTTAAAGCAAATCGTTGCGCACCAGATCTTCGTGGGTTTCTCTCTTAACCACAACACGTGCATCCTTGCCATTGACCATAACCACAGCGGGCTTGGCAAGGCGATTGTAGTTGGAGGACATGGAATAGTTATAGGCACCGGTTGCCAGCACCGCCAAGGTATCCCCCACTTGGACCGGCTGGAGCTTTACATTCTCGCCCAACAGATCACCGCTTTCACAGCAGCGACCTGCTACCGTGACCACAGAGGCTTTGGGCTGAGTGGCCTTGCCTGCAATCATCATATCGTATTCGGCCTTGTAAAGGGCATAACGGGGATTATCGGCCATGCCGCCATCCACCGAAACATAGGTGCGGATATTGGGGATTTCCTTGATGCCGCCAACGGTATACAGTGTGATACCCGCAGGCCCGGAGATGGAACGGCCCGGCTCCATAATGATAAAAGGAGTGTTCAGACCGTGCTTGGCGCAGTTCTCCTTGACGGTGCGGGAGACCATTTCCATGTAGCTGCCATATTCCACCGGGTTGTTCTCGGGGGTATACTGGATGCCATAGCCGCCGCCCAGATTGAGCTCGGCAATCTCATAGCCCAGCTCATCCTTCACCTTAGCCATAAGGCCTACCATAACCTCACCGGCCAGCTGGAAGGGCTCCACACCGAAAATCTGTGAACCAATGTGGCAATGCAGGCCTGCCAGATGAATGTGGCTCATGCCGATGGCCTGCCGGATGGCTTCAAAGGCCTCGCCGGTTTCCAGCGCAAAGCCAAATTTACTGTCAATCTGACCGGTTTTGGTGAAGTCATGGGTATGGGCATCAATGCCCGGCTTGATGCGGAAATGAATGGTTACCTTTTTATTGTCAGCCTTGGCAATCTCATTGAGCAGTTCCAGTTCATAGATGTTATCCACCACAATGCGGCCGACACCGCTGCGAACTGCATAGGTCAGCTCCACAGGAGGCTTGTTGTTTCCGTGAAAAAGAAGCTTCTCCGCCGGGAATCCTACCGAAAGAGCGGTATAAAGCTCCCCGGAGGATACCACATCCATGCCCAGTCCTTCTTCCATGACGATCTTGCAGATGGCCTTACAGCAAAAGGATTTTGCAGCAAAGGCTACCATTCCGCGACCGTCGTAATATTTTTCCATAGACTGCTTATAGCTGCGGCAATTTTGGCGAATCTGGTTCTCATCCATTACATAAAGCGGGGTTCCAAAGGTCTGGGCGAGCTCAAGAGTATCCCGCTCTCCAATGGTCAAATGTCCCTGGGAATTGACACCCAGGCAATCGGATACAAACATACACACCTCTCCTGTTTTGTAAACTTATTTCATTTCAAAACAATCCCCCAAAACTGTTTTGAAGTTGCGGCAAAGCCGCGGTTTCCGCTCAAAGAAACGGAAGAAATACTATTTATAGTCAATTTGAACACCTTAGGTGCACCGGCGTGCTCTGCACAGCCAACTTTAAAACAAGCGATTTTAAAGTAAATTTACTATTTAAACAAACCGGAGCTTATTCCGGCAATTGCTGCTCACTTTCAAAACCCGCTGCAATTTCCTCAATAATACCGCGGACTTCTTCCACACCCTCCCCTGTCTCCGCAGAAAAAGGAATGACCGTAATCTGCTGCGCAAAAGGGATTTCTTGCTGCAGCGCCTCCAAACGGCTTTGACGCTGCATGGGCTTTAGCTTATCCATCTTGGTCAACACCACCACAAAAGGAATCTCTGCCTCGATGAGAAAATCAAGCATCGTCAGATCATCCTGTGTGGGAGCATGCCGGGCATCGATGAGCTGAAAAATCAGCTCAAGGCTGCGCCCGGTGCTGAAATAATCCTCCATGAGCCGCCCCCATCGGGCCTTCTCGGTTTTTGCTACCTTGGCATAACCATAGCCAGGTAAATCCGCAAACCGGGTGTTTTCCACCTTGAAAAAATTGATGGTGGTGGTTTTTCCCGGGCTGGAGCTGACCCTCGCAAGCTGTTTTCGATTGAAAACGGCGTTGATCATAGAGGATTTACCCACATTGGAACGCCCGGAAAAGGCGATCTCCGCAAGATCGGAAGGGGGAAGCTGGCTGGTAAGGCCATAGGAGGCTTCAAACACTACATTGTGAAAATTCATAACCACTCCTCAATGCCAAAGGGGCCTATTGCTGAAGCACCGCCTTGGCAGACAAAACATCTGTTTCATATTCCAAAGCAGGGATAACCTCATTGCTTTGGGCTTTTTCCGCCGTTCCAGTGTATTTCTCTACCAAGGCCACATCCAGCACAGTGCGGATATGCTTGGCAGGGATAAACCGAATGGCTTGCTTGACCACAGGGTCTACCTCTTCCAGATCGGAAAGGTTATCCTGCGGGATAATAATAGTCTTGATACCCAAGCGATAGGCCGCCATGGTTTTTTCTTTCAAACCACCGATGGGAAGCACTCTGCCCCGGAGAGAAATCTCACCGGTCATGGCAACCTCACGATGAACGGCAATACCTGAAAGTGCAGATACCAACGCAGTGCAGATGGTAATACCCGCCGATGGGCCATCCTTGGGCACTGCACCCTCCGGCACATGGATATGGATATCTTTGGTTTTATAGAAATCCTTAGGGATACCGTATTTTTCACAGCAGGTACGCACATAACTGATGGCGGCCTGGGCAGATTCTTTCATCACATCGCCCAAACTGCCGGTGAGCACCACCTTGCCGTTGCCTTCCAGCACCGCTACCTCAATCTCCAGCATTTCGCCGCCTACAGAGGTCCATGCAAGGCCGTTAACCAAACCAACCTCATCATGATCTTCCAATACATCTAGTTTGAATTTATGGGCTCCCAAATATTCCTGAATGTTCTGAGCGTTGATGGTTACCTTCTCCAGCTCGCCGCCCACAATCTTTTTGGCGGCCTTGCGGCAAAGGGAGGCAATCTCCCGCTCCAGACTACGAACACCGGCTTCCCGGGTGTAGTGATCAATCAAGGCAAAAATGGCACCGTCGGCCAACTTAAAGGTGGCGGAAGTGAGCCCGTGTTTTTTAGACTGCTTTTTGACCAGATACTTTTTGGCAATGCTGAATTTTTCCTGGCGGGTATAGCTGGTCAGGTTGATGACCTCCATCCTATCCAGCAAAGGCCGGGGGATGGTGGAAAGGTTATTGGCTGTGGCGATAAACAGCACCTGAGAAAGATCAAAGGGAATCTCGATATAGTGATCCCGGAAAGCGAAGTTTTGCTCGGAATCCAGAACCTCCAACAGCGCCGCGGAAGGATCGCCCCGGTAATCGCTGCCCAGCTTATCCACCTCATCCAGCAAGAGAAGCGGGTTTTTGGTTCCGGCCTGCCGCATTGCATTGATAATCCGGCCAGGCATAGAGCCCACATAGGTTTTGCGGTGACCTCGAATATCCGATTCATCCCGCACGCCGCCCAAGGACATCCGCACATATTTGCGCCCAAGGCTCTTGGCGATGGAATTGGCCACCGAGGTTTTGCCCACGCCCGGAGGGCCCGCCAGACAGATAATCTGCCCCTTCATATCGGGGGCCAGCTTACGGACGGCCAGCATCTCCAAAATGCGCTCTTTAACCTTCTCCATACCATAATGGTCGGCATCCAGCTGTTTTTTGGCTTTGGCAATATCAAACCGATCACGGGTGGTCTTGTTCCAAGGAAGCTCAAGGCAGGTATCCAGATAGGTTTTAATAACCCCTGCCTCATGGGAATTGCCCGGCATTTTCAGCAGGCGGTCGGCCTCCTTGTGAAGCCGCTCGGCGGATTCCTCATCCAGCTTGAGGGCCTCGATCTTTTCGTGATATTCATAGGCCTCGCTTTGGGAATCTCCATCCCCCAGCTCGGCGGAAATTGCCTTCATCTGCTCACGGAGGTAATATTCCCGCTGGTTGGTATCAATTTGATCCCGAACCTTTTCTTGAATCTCCTGCTCAAGAGAAAGGATTTCATTTTCTTCCTCCATAATATGAATGAGCAGGCGCAGCCGCTTGGCAATGCTGGATTCTTCCAGAATTTTTTGCTTGTCCACCGTTTTAATGGGCATGTTAGCCGCTATGTATTGGGAAATAAACTCAGGATTTTCCGAAGCAATGGCGTTGATCAGCATATCCTTTGGCATCCGGGGGGTCAGAGAGCTATACTCCTCAAATAAATCCTTAACGGTACGCAACAGCGCATCCAGCATGGATTTTTTTCCGCCTCGGGCACTGTTAACGGGATATTCTTCGATGAGAGCCTCAAAGTATGGCTCATCCTCCAGTATTTTCAGGGTACGGGCACGATAAAGCCCCTCCACCAAAACCCGCAAATGATTCTGGGATTTGATGATCTGCTTGACTTCGCCCACAACACCGACTGTATACACATCACCGGTATCAGGCTCCTCATCCCGCACATCCTTCTGTGCCACCAAATATATACGACGGTCGGCATTCATGACCTCATTGAGAGCCAGTATGGATTTATCTCTTCCCACATCAAAGTGAAGAACCATTTGGGGGAACAACACCATACCACGCATGGCCAGCATGGGTATTTTAATTGGCTGAATGCTTGTATCAGCGTTTTTCATGTTTGAACTCCCCTTCTTTTTCATTTATTCAATCAATATGCAGGGCTTACAGCCCAAATGCACGCTGTTTCTCCCTGCCTGACAGATGGTTAGAATCTGCCATATTCAAATTATAGTAAAACTGTATGCAATGTTTCAAGTGAATCTCATGAAGAGATCATGAACAAATTTTGCACTCGACTATGGAGTCTGCCAATTTCACTTCAAACCTGCCTGATTTCACTAAAAATTTGGTTAGATTGAATTTTAGCAAAGGGCGGGGCTATTCACCCCGCCCCGCCCTCAACATATATACGTTATCCAACTGGGAAAAAGCTTTTGGTCATTTCAATTTGGCCACAATTTTATGATTGCTTATGCGGAAGGCTTGCGCAGGGTTTTCTTTTTTTCCGGCCCTCTGGTCAGCTTTAACTGCCGTGGCTTACGCTCAGGATCCCGGATGATAACCGGCTCTGCTTCCTTCTCCACCGATTCTTTGGTAATCTGAATGCGCTCAATGGTGTGATCAGAGGGAGCCTCATACATGATATCCCCGAGAGCATCCTCCATAATGGAGCGCAGACCACGAGCACCGGTTTTGCGTGCAATGGCCACATCTGCAATTTTTTCCAAAGCATCCTCGGTAAATTCCAATGCAATATCATCCATTTCAAGCAGCTTTTGATACTGCTTAACAATGGAGTTTTTCGGCTCGGTCAAAATCTTGACCAAGGACTGCTGATCCAAGGAATTGAGTGTTGTAATAATGGGAATACGCCCTACAAGCTCGGGTATCAGCCCAAACTTAACCAGATCATGGGGCTCGATCCGAGTCATCAGCACATCGGTTTCTTTATCCTTTTTCTCAGCCAGCTTGGCGCCAAACCCCAAGGTGGTGGTGTTGATGCGCTTATCAATCACTTTTTCAAGGCCATCGAAGGCGCCGCCGCAAATAAACAGAATGTTGGTAGTATCAATGCGGATGAACTCCTGATTGGGATGCTTGCGTCCACCGTTGGGCGGTACATTGGAAACAGTACCCTCCAGGATTTTCAGCAAAGCCTGCTGTACACCCTCACCGCTTACATCGCGGGTGATGGAAGGATTCTCGGATTTCCGGGCGATCTTATCGATTTCATCCACATAGATGATTCCCCGCTCAGCCTTC is a window from the Oscillospiraceae bacterium MB08-C2-2 genome containing:
- a CDS encoding EAL domain-containing protein, with translation MDRQDQEIKLTNLLNLEDIQDLQDLFAAVSGMTVSVVNAQGQLITQPSNLLDFSHEASTTLEVYQTLLSSYHFLYDSCRNSQTAQTYFCRLTGLSTAVVPIFLETDFLGVWVVDLIKISDLSQQNIEASEEDSLPFNPQHFEIKDIENLPSVSHERLSLLTSLLEHITRTLVSMAERNQSVSQSNQELVAMTMQLNTTAEMLTKLIDSADVNLYVTDFFTGELLLANNRHAQLLGTTPGEMIGQVCEDIMGEDSTAFCGSCAKERLLTENGLPAEPYVSTVYNKEHNLWLRCTNQAINWVDGRLAHMVTYIDITENVALQEELSQLAFFDRHLKLPNSLKLIHDLNNLPADEDFSLICFDIQSLRKINDGYNRETGDNLLIQIRNWIIELDIPGATMYRIDGDEFGLALSNMDPSAVELLAQQLNLRFEDPWVLTTAKEKFHIFCNIFVGVIHNVKHFSDDNKLINLIERVMESARAEGRIVVYSESSDQKFQERLLLEMSLKNCINEGMKGFSVYYQPIVDPNTGMWCSLEALCRWESPEFGPVSPLVFIHEAEQMGLISVLGHWVLETAVRQCKQWGLDEHSRFILDVNLSPVQLADEGLFSKILYILRKYDYPGEKLSLEITESTQMNFTTHAITAIDRLRQHNIQVALDDFGTGYSSFNNLKNLPVSLLKTERAFIVDIENDTYLQYLLYVMVELAHAADMRLIAEGVENKEQLEILLKNGVDFVQGYLFSKPLPAAELEAKLHKFYQISNSTQSLNPNPVNLQRIINGESPLTLTPNLYLTLNQCMQLLMNSCDVYQSMTTVLSIIVDSLKLSRGYVYFSDTPLLFTQKSIWCDSMTRCPEMLAKLLDFREESPYWMDVLKTDKMILVPDRAYLPNEIQETLIEPTSQSFLVIGLFHEDEVIGFVGFDDCLHSRGWLPEEVSMLYNLCLIISNVTQCQQLEAKLFARETVLENVLHHPNIGICVTDPESGCILFANDKIRQAFGNPDIAEGRLFHEIRNPEDLSHLINSTSGESWEFENKQDGRFYRVSSSTISWNENQTVFLEQVQDITEHYERPAQLEAYRSDCQLEDQLYKPIALVEQLQKRLKEARSQNRPLSLCLIDINSAANGAHTPIQKKLLITSTLQTIKSFTRRFDMVAQLSEEQFVLVLSSCTKETALAKILNAKQTLLQSHIEGFGSSVFSFGIAEASEVPFTDEENHCLELLELVKSRIREFQKMH
- a CDS encoding YerC/YecD family TrpR-related protein yields the protein MTDKLKKIDLDALFQAILTLESMEECYAFFEDLCTVPELKALSQRIQVAHMLNQQMVYNDIVQKTGASTATISRVNRSLHYGSDGYKLAFSRLESKE
- the hslO gene encoding Hsp33 family molecular chaperone HslO; translation: MATIIKTISADGGVVCQAMDSTDIVFRAEQLHRTSAVVTAALGRLLTAASMMGTMLYHEDDSITLRLKGDGPSGSVIAVSDSQGNVRGYVENPIVELPLNQYGKLDVAGAVGKNGLLYVLKDLGMKEPYIGQTPIVSGEIAEDITHYYATSEQTPTVCGLGVLVNTDLTVLNAGGFLVQLLPGATDETIAQLEANVGKLPSVTQMLSSGMTPHDIAHKLLEGMEPQVIETREVSYRCDCSRQRVERALLSLGREELDQMAKEQEVTEVDCHFCNKKYRFNPTELRALGR
- a CDS encoding class I SAM-dependent methyltransferase; its protein translation is MSYSVFARHYDTLTDNVDYAARAKYFDSLIHRYNLGEGRLLLDLACGTGSLTLALADLGYECIGVDGSQEMLSMAYTKTGILEKPPLFLCQDMEELDLYGTVDVAVCALDSLNHITAEADLREVFHRVGLFTNPGGLFLFDVNTFYKHQNILGDSVFVLEKPSVYCVWQNAFSSQDGVVEVTLDFFEKLESGRYNRSRECFCERAYPISVWEKLLEQAGFELLAIFHEDSFEPPQESSERLVFAARKKEQERN